A genomic window from Bombus pyrosoma isolate SC7728 linkage group LG8, ASM1482585v1, whole genome shotgun sequence includes:
- the LOC122570265 gene encoding uncharacterized protein LOC122570265 — MILDKQENYYIIAGDLNAKHTSWKNDINNTRGNFIRNWLDNKSILYKTNLYSSELPSYPKAGSYLDICLADARLKFQDLRPNNTLKTLDYDSDNNAIKFQISKNTSDHLTLETQTETPRFNYKKTDWKKFQKILEQNCDLKIYNNANLTNRQIDSFIDEIEKHIQIALQRSVPNLKQKNSCEPYINNKIKKLQRDKSYILSKLNNTKYNYSYDKREDLEFPKYLLYKIKLQLKQEFAISINQYWTNKIGNISKKDSASMFPQINQIFRPKEQNPIPPLKLPPEKASLIQEAGIAIHNTNKDSEDNFVISKTTEKLDIIGTHFSKTHTQNDHMGREQLNRIIIAETNKLKNIIEQDRALNKTVCTFSNENTADNPKHPETEINYFTTYNQLKIIFSKLNNKKSSGFDGIPNILLKRLPDKIKCAALQYAYSTIERGMFVVTVPESVIGIFIYAFTVGVKDTVSC, encoded by the exons atgata CTCGATAAACAGGAAAACTACTATATAATAGCGGGCGACCTTAACGCAAAACACACAAGCTGGAAAAACGATATAAACAATACGAGAGGAAACTTCATTAGAAACTGGTTAGACAATAAAAGCATACTCTACAAAACAAACCTTTACAGCTCCGAACTACCCTCCTACCCAAAAGCAGGCTCATACCTGGACATATGCCTAGCAGATGCGCGACTAAAATTCCAAGACCTGCGACCAAATAACACCCTCAAAACCCTAGACTATGACAGCGACAATAACgccataaaatttcaaataagcAAGAATACATCCGACCATTTAACACTTGAGACGCAGACCGAAACCCCCAGgtttaattacaaaaagacagattggaaaaaattccaaaaaattcTGGAACAAAATTGCGACCTGAAAATCTACAACAACGCCAACCTAACAAACAGACAAATCGACTCATTCATagacgaaatagaaaaacatatACAAATCGCTCTTCAAAGATCCGTACCAAAcctaaaacaaaaaaattcttGCGAGCCCTATAtcaacaacaaaataaaaaaactacAACGAGACAAAAGTTACATACTCTCCAAATTgaacaatacaaaatataactaTTCTTACGACAAACGAGAAGACTTAGAATTCCCAAAGTACCtactatacaaaataaaattacaactaAAACAAGAATTCGCAATCTCTATAAATCAATACTGGACAAACAAAATAggaaatatctcgaaaaaAGACTCTGCCAGCATGTTCCCGCAGATAAATCAAATCTTCAGACCAAAAGAACAAAACCCCATACCACCTCTCAAACTACCCCCAGAAAAAGCCTCCCTCATCCAAGAAGCAGGTATAGCGATACACAACACCAACAAAGACTCCGAGgataatttcgtaatatctAAAACAACGGAAAAATTAGACATTATCGGCACCCACTTCTCCAAAACCCACACACAAAACGACCACATGGGTCGAGAACAACTAAACAGAATTATCATCGCCGAAACAAACAAGCTCAAAAACATAATAGAACAAGACAGAGCACTAAATAAAACAGTCTGTACATTCTCAAACGAAAATACCGCGGACAACCCCAAACACccagaaacagaaataaactATTTCACAACTTACAACCAActaaaaattatcttctcgaaattaaacaataaaaaatcctCCGGCTTCGACGGCATCCCAAACATATTGCTCAAACGATTAcccgataaaataaaatg